A part of Bacillus rossius redtenbacheri isolate Brsri chromosome 1, Brsri_v3, whole genome shotgun sequence genomic DNA contains:
- the LOC134527585 gene encoding mitochondrial import receptor subunit TOM22 homolog isoform X1, whose translation MARGEDSIDSGMASLTTSSKDLTPEKVKSDDDFEDDEEDEDETLVERLVGLGEMFPPRVRDATHIIATTTCKGIKSFYGFACSAAWVVFSSSIILFAPLIFEVERAQMEEAQRSQQKQVLLGPNSAMAGSMGGTLKPPPPTR comes from the exons ATGGCTCGTGGAGAAGACAGTATCGACAGTGGGATGGCGTCTCTGACTACAAGCAGCAAGGATTTAACCCCAGAAAAGGTTAAGAGCGATGATGACTTCGAAGATGACGAG GAAGATGAGGATGAGACACTTGTGGAGCGACTGGTGGGACTAGGCGAGATGTTCCCGCCTCGTGTACGTGACGCGACACACATCATAGCCACCACGACGTGCAAAGGTATAAAAT CGTTCTATGGGTTTGCATGCTCTGCGGCATGGGTGGTATTCAGTTCGTCCATCATCCTGTTTGCTCCACTGATTTTTGAAGTGGAGCGAGCCCAGATGGAGGAAGCCCAGCGCAGCCAGCAGAAACAG GTGCTGCTGGGGCCCAACTCTGCGATGGCGGGGAGCATGGGCGGCACTCTCAAACCCCCGCCACCCACGCGATAA
- the LOC134527585 gene encoding mitochondrial import receptor subunit TOM22 homolog isoform X2, giving the protein MARGEDSIDSGMASLTTSSKDLTPEKVKSDDDFEDDEEDEDETLVERLVGLGEMFPPRVRDATHIIATTTCKAFYGFACSAAWVVFSSSIILFAPLIFEVERAQMEEAQRSQQKQVLLGPNSAMAGSMGGTLKPPPPTR; this is encoded by the exons ATGGCTCGTGGAGAAGACAGTATCGACAGTGGGATGGCGTCTCTGACTACAAGCAGCAAGGATTTAACCCCAGAAAAGGTTAAGAGCGATGATGACTTCGAAGATGACGAG GAAGATGAGGATGAGACACTTGTGGAGCGACTGGTGGGACTAGGCGAGATGTTCCCGCCTCGTGTACGTGACGCGACACACATCATAGCCACCACGACGTGCAAAG CGTTCTATGGGTTTGCATGCTCTGCGGCATGGGTGGTATTCAGTTCGTCCATCATCCTGTTTGCTCCACTGATTTTTGAAGTGGAGCGAGCCCAGATGGAGGAAGCCCAGCGCAGCCAGCAGAAACAG GTGCTGCTGGGGCCCAACTCTGCGATGGCGGGGAGCATGGGCGGCACTCTCAAACCCCCGCCACCCACGCGATAA